In a single window of the Candidatus Nanopelagicales bacterium genome:
- the nagB gene encoding glucosamine-6-phosphate deaminase, giving the protein MEVVIVESAEQGAAVVAGAIADLVTRTPDQVLGLATGSTPLPVYDDLVRRHEVDGLSFARARGFALDEYVGLPRDHPESYRAVLEREFVGRVDFPRSALRTPDGWADDIPAACVEYEAAIRAAGGIDLQLLGVGSDGHIGFNEPTSSLASSTRIKTLTRQTREDNARFFDGDVEAVPEHVLTQGVGTIGRARHLVLLAWGEGKAAAVAATVEGPVTSMVPSSALQLHPHATVVVDEEAARDLRLRDYYREVYFGKPDWQSI; this is encoded by the coding sequence ATGGAAGTAGTCATCGTCGAATCGGCCGAACAGGGAGCAGCCGTCGTCGCCGGGGCAATCGCGGACCTCGTCACGCGCACCCCCGATCAGGTGCTGGGGCTGGCCACGGGATCGACTCCGCTGCCCGTGTACGACGACCTGGTGCGGCGACACGAAGTCGATGGCCTGTCCTTCGCCCGAGCCCGCGGCTTCGCCCTCGACGAGTATGTCGGGCTACCGCGGGATCATCCTGAGTCCTACCGGGCTGTCCTGGAGCGTGAGTTCGTCGGTCGCGTTGACTTTCCACGCAGCGCCTTGCGTACCCCGGACGGCTGGGCCGACGACATTCCGGCTGCTTGTGTCGAGTACGAAGCCGCGATCCGGGCGGCTGGGGGGATCGATCTCCAACTGCTCGGGGTGGGCTCGGACGGGCACATCGGGTTCAACGAGCCGACGTCGTCGCTGGCGTCTTCGACTCGGATCAAGACCCTCACGCGGCAGACTCGCGAGGACAACGCCCGGTTCTTCGACGGTGACGTCGAGGCGGTTCCGGAGCACGTTCTCACCCAGGGCGTGGGCACGATCGGGCGGGCACGGCACCTAGTTCTCCTCGCCTGGGGGGAGGGGAAAGCTGCAGCTGTTGCCGCCACCGTTGAGGGCCCGGTGACTTCTATGGTGCCCTCGAGTGCCCTGCAACTCCACCCCCACGCGACGGTCGTCGTGGACGAGGAGGCGGCCCGCGATCTGCGGCTGCGGGACTACTACCGAGAGGTCTACTTCGGCAAGCCGGACTGGCAATCCATCTGA
- a CDS encoding alpha/beta fold hydrolase, translating to MTPEVTPGVTPGVMAPGICDSGPTHWQTLWEEREPGRFTRFSPSDWDRPQLDDWIAALDHAVRGVGRPPVIVAHSLSCLLVPLWADSVPDAAAVVTGALLVAPVDPDGPAFPAPAHEFRHRVRGRLPFACLVVGSQNDHYASPGWTRAFATELGARHVDAGAVGHINADSELADWPQGRVLLDDFIAGLGG from the coding sequence ATGACCCCCGAAGTCACTCCTGGCGTTACCCCTGGCGTTATGGCGCCGGGCATCTGCGACTCGGGTCCCACTCATTGGCAGACGTTGTGGGAGGAACGCGAGCCGGGGCGGTTCACCCGGTTCTCGCCCTCAGACTGGGACCGGCCCCAACTCGACGACTGGATCGCCGCCTTGGACCACGCGGTGCGCGGGGTGGGACGACCGCCCGTGATCGTCGCGCACAGCCTCTCGTGCCTGCTGGTGCCCCTATGGGCGGATTCGGTGCCAGATGCGGCGGCTGTGGTCACCGGTGCCCTGCTCGTCGCGCCTGTCGACCCCGACGGCCCCGCCTTTCCAGCCCCGGCCCACGAGTTCCGCCACCGGGTCCGCGGCCGATTGCCGTTCGCCTGCCTGGTGGTCGGCAGTCAGAACGACCACTACGCCTCACCTGGCTGGACCCGTGCTTTCGCGACGGAGCTGGGAGCTCGTCATGTCGACGCCGGCGCGGTGGGACACATCAACGCAGATAGTGAGTTGGCTGATTGGCCACAAGGGCGCGTGCTGCTCGACGACTTCATCGCCGGCCTGGGCGGCTGA
- a CDS encoding VOC family protein: MTSDAWPAGVPCWTDLMVPDPDAVRPFYDAVLGWTLTEPDEQFGGYVMALKDGAPAAGVGPLREGSRSAWTMYFAVDDADAVAAATRAAGGTVFADPMDVGDLGRMFVGADPTGAVFGVWQAGSFSGAAVTNQPGGLMWEDLRCTDPGSARQFYAAVFGFDYHEMDMETPQDYMVFTLPGTDRPLGGMGGLDPNAESVASHWSVTFAVADADASVAAATTNGGAVPIPPFDSPYGRMAGLTDPAGAPFWIIQPARQT; the protein is encoded by the coding sequence ATGACCAGTGACGCTTGGCCGGCCGGTGTGCCCTGTTGGACCGACCTCATGGTGCCCGACCCGGATGCTGTCCGACCGTTCTACGATGCCGTGCTCGGATGGACACTCACCGAGCCGGACGAGCAGTTCGGCGGGTACGTCATGGCGCTGAAAGACGGTGCTCCCGCAGCCGGGGTGGGTCCGCTGCGCGAGGGGAGCCGCAGCGCATGGACGATGTACTTCGCCGTCGATGACGCCGACGCTGTCGCGGCCGCCACCCGCGCCGCCGGTGGAACGGTGTTCGCCGACCCGATGGACGTGGGCGACCTGGGTCGCATGTTCGTCGGTGCCGATCCGACAGGCGCCGTCTTCGGTGTTTGGCAGGCGGGCTCGTTTTCGGGGGCGGCTGTGACGAATCAGCCGGGTGGCCTCATGTGGGAGGATCTGCGCTGCACGGACCCGGGATCAGCGCGGCAGTTCTACGCCGCAGTGTTCGGTTTCGACTATCACGAGATGGACATGGAAACCCCGCAGGACTACATGGTCTTCACTCTCCCGGGCACCGATCGTCCGCTGGGCGGAATGGGAGGGTTGGACCCGAACGCCGAATCGGTTGCCTCGCACTGGTCGGTGACTTTCGCGGTGGCCGACGCGGACGCCTCCGTGGCAGCGGCAACCACTAACGGTGGCGCGGTGCCGATCCCACCCTTCGATTCGCCGTACGGCCGCATGGCCGGGCTCACCGATCCCGCGGGAGCGCCCTTCTGGATCATCCAGCCGGCTCGTCAGACCTGA
- a CDS encoding TIGR00266 family protein — protein sequence MQTEIKFSPSFAVATITLSASEQIKAEAGAMVSMQGVDIETSTQGGIMKGLKRSVLGGESFFMNTFTAGHQGGQVSFAPELPGDIVAWELTGQTVYLQSGAYLASAMSVDVDSGWGGAKTFFSSEGLFILKCSGHGQLVVSAYGAIEGRQLAAGESFTIDSGHVVGWSDGITYKVRKVGNWKSTFLSGEGLVADLTGPGTVYMQTRSPEALVSWLIPKLPKSSN from the coding sequence ATGCAGACCGAAATCAAGTTCTCCCCGTCCTTCGCAGTCGCCACCATCACCTTGTCCGCCAGCGAGCAGATCAAGGCCGAAGCCGGGGCGATGGTCTCCATGCAGGGCGTTGACATCGAGACAAGCACCCAGGGCGGGATCATGAAGGGGCTCAAGCGGTCCGTGTTGGGCGGTGAGTCCTTCTTCATGAACACATTCACCGCCGGTCACCAGGGGGGTCAGGTTTCGTTCGCACCGGAACTCCCCGGCGACATCGTCGCGTGGGAGTTGACCGGACAGACCGTCTACCTGCAGTCCGGGGCGTATCTCGCGTCGGCGATGTCGGTGGATGTCGACTCCGGTTGGGGGGGCGCGAAGACCTTCTTCAGCAGCGAGGGACTGTTCATCTTGAAGTGCTCCGGGCACGGGCAACTCGTCGTGAGCGCTTATGGCGCGATCGAAGGCCGGCAACTCGCTGCCGGGGAATCCTTCACGATCGACTCCGGTCACGTGGTCGGTTGGTCCGACGGCATCACCTACAAGGTGCGCAAGGTCGGCAACTGGAAGAGCACGTTCCTGTCCGGCGAAGGCTTGGTCGCCGATCTGACAGGCCCCGGGACGGTGTACATGCAGACCCGTTCCCCCGAGGCGCTCGTCAGTTGGCTGATCCCGAAGTTGCCCAAGTCCAGCAACTGA